DNA from Mustela lutreola isolate mMusLut2 chromosome 6, mMusLut2.pri, whole genome shotgun sequence:
ACCTGAGACCACATCCTTCCTTAGCAGCATTCTCTGCTCTGTTTTGCTTCCCTCATCGCCTTTATCCTGAGGGCACTCCCTGAACAAACCATGTGCAGTGGAAATCCTACTTGATCCTCTTCTCCCAAGGAACGTGGATGAAAACATTGTCCATGTTAATTAGACCTGTCATTTCTGGTGTTGGGATAGTTGCCTTCCCCCTCATTAGCTCATCCTGCATTGCCCTCGGGAGCCTGTTCTAGTATATCTGGAGTCAGCTCAGACCTAGGGGACAGAAGCTTTATTAAAGTAGTAGTTTTTCATTTCTACCACTGCCAACATTATTTCAGGTTTATTCAGGAACTGAATAGGGCAGGgtttgtatgtcaattataaagGTGGctgttatatatttgaaatatcttCAGTACAAATATTATCTTGAGATCTTTGACCTTTAAAATGTGCAGTACATACTGAGCATCTATCTCTGtggaaaaatgtattcttttatttaaacttttagaCATGTTGTCAGCATTGAACACTTATGCTATTGGCTCTATCAGCTTACATGTGCTGATACTAAGCATTTAACCTCTTTCATTTGATGCctgttttcttaattattattgGAAAATTGTGTTCTTGTGAGATGTCATTTCCCATCATATTTTTGGATAGTAATTATCTCATAGAatgtcatcttttttattttgtggaatctacttatttttattttacctaataaaattttttctctatttatataACCTGTGCTTTCTTCacgtatttatttttttggtatgtAAAGGAATAATTTATGTCTGATTTTTATAACTGCAGTTTCCTGTATCATATATATCATGATAGGTACTAAGGACACCATTCTTTGCTCCTGTACCTAAGATGGATGTGTTCAATATTTTCagtcagcattatttacattgtTTATCTAAGAGGAATCAATGTCTCTTACTGCATTTGGTCATTTGATACCTACCTATATAGATATTGGTGCTTAGTCTACAtatcaattctttatattttgtaagaaggaaataaaacaaaatttcctcCTTAACCTTAGCCTAAACATACCTTTCTCTGAAAAGGTTTCTTTCTGTGCTGGTGCACGCAGCTttaagatggatggatggatgctgaggaggagagaaagaagagaacacAGTGACCCAGGTCAGCAGAAAGTTCTCTTGAGAATTGATGGGAGATGAATTATGCAGCCTCATCTTTCCCATATCCAGAGTTACTAAAGGATAATTTTCCTAAATGCAAGGTGAAAAAGATAAAGGTAAGAAGATAGACAATGATATTCATATTCTAGTTCTCTCCTAGTGTGCTGTCCAGGAAGGCACTGGAAGCAATcctaacagagaaagacaatcacaTTCCTTTTTCGCTTTTGGTGGGCATCTTCTTTGcctgacattttcttttacttttttttttttaattttttcaatttatttattttcagaaaaacagtattcattattttttcaccatacccagtgctccatgcaatccatgccctctataatacccaccacctggtaccccaatctcccacccccacccgccacttcaaacccctcagattgttttttagagtccatagtctctcgtgattcacctccccttccaatttaccccaactcccttctcctctctaacaccccttttcACCTTAAaatcatattcatttttatacctGTTAAATAGCCAGTCATTCAGCATTcttttatgtatacacacacatatgtatacaatCCTGTAAAGCAGCAAATCATATTTACAAGTTTATCTCAGCAGAGTTTTATCTTTGCTCAACTGCCTTCTTAGTTCTTATGGctaagataatattaaaatataccatTATTTTATTCTAATGGTGCATTATTATATTGTTGTTTCCCTTGGATGAATTAGCATTTTATGTTTACTCTCCTttactttggtgagtgcatttATGAAGCACATTTAAAAAGTTGCCAGCAATTTATTTCAGATAAATACCTATCTATATTTGTGTGAGTGTGCAGGAGACCGAaacatggtttattttatttgctcttctgaGCGTGTGTGAATCAGGGCACATTCCCTATTGTTGCACATTCAGACTGTCTCAAATACCTTTATAATTAATTCCATTAAGAAAGTTTTTCTGCATAGATTTATATGCATGGCTGGTACTGATCACATCTTTATAGGAAATCAAAGGTGGTATAAAATAGTGTGAAATGCTACATTCTCAATTCATAGTTCATGAACATTTAATGGATATTGTAACAATTTCTCCCACACAACAATGTGTCTACCCCCCAAGACCAATTCAGCTTTGAGAAGTCTTAGGCGAATTAAAAATGTACTGTGTGCCTAACTGTTTCCATATGATGGAGTTGGAATactcattgtcttttttttcttttgttgatttcaagttttcatttaaattctagttagttaacatatagggtaAATTTGGTTTCAGatttagaatttagtgattcatcacctacatataacaccccatgctcatcaaaattctttcttaatacccatcacccatctagcccatcccccacccacctctctgcaTCAGCCCTGAGTTTGTTCCTGGTCATTAAGAAACTCATATAGTTTGCGTcccaaaattcttttttcctgtcCGCTATATTCGTCTGTTTCGTTTCCTAAGttctatatatgagtgaaatcatatggtagttgtctttctctgactgacttatttcacttagcataataccctctagttccatcacattgttgcaaatggcaagatttctttttttgatggttgcataatattccattgtcttctttatcatataccacatcttctttatccattcatctgttgatggacatttgggctttttccatactttggttattgtggacactgctgctataaacattggggtgtaggtgccccttcagatcactatatttgtgtatttgaagtaaatacccagtagtgcaattgatgggagctctattttcaactttctgaggaccctccatactgttttccagagtagctgtagcagcttgcattcccaagaAGGTAAGAGggatcccttttctccacatccctgccaacatCCTGGTGTTTCCTATGTTGTTCATGTtcgccattctgacaggtgtgaggtgatatctcatcatggtaTTGATTTGTgcttccctgatgatgactgatgttgagcatcttttcatgtgtcagtcagccatctggatgtctttggagaaatatctgtccAATGTCTCCTGTCCTTTTCTAACTGGATTGTTTATTTTTGGGGTgctgagtttgacaagttctttatagattttggatactaaccctctatcacatatgtcatttgcaaatgtcttctcccattccataggttgaatttccattttgttaagagtttcctttcctgtgcagaggCTTTctatattgatgaagtcccaatagttaatttttgcttttgttcccttgccCAAGGAGACACATCTGGTTGCTACAGCAGAGGTCAAAAAGCATGCTGCCTGggatctcctctaggattttgatgtattcctgtctcacatttaggtctttctttcattttgagtttatttttgtttgtggtataaaaaaatggtccagtttaactcttctgcatgtggctattcaATTTTCCCatcatcatttgtcttttttccactggatattctttcctgctttgtcgaagactagGTGGCCATAGAGTTGAtaatccatttctgggttctctattctgttccattgctctatgtgtctgtttttgtggcagtaccataaTGTCTCCACAATTACAGTTTTGTAacacagcttgaagtccagaattctgATGCTtcccactttgttttgttttgtttttcaacattattttggcTATGTGGGTCTTTCTGGtgcaatacaaattttaggattgttccagctctgtgaaaagtgttaatggtattttgatagggagtgcatttaatgtgtagattgtttgGATAGTTtaagcattttaacaatattaatcttTCAGTCCATGAGTATGGAAAGTAATCCCATTTGatcaatatcactcagcatcaggggaATACAACTCAaaacctcacactggtcagaatggctaaaattaacaagtcaggaaacaacagatattggcaaggttacagagaaaggggtaccctctacactgttggtgggaatgcaaactggtgcagccactctggaaaactcctcaaaaggtagaaaaaagaGTTACCCTACAACCtggtaattgcactactaggtatttatccagaggatagaaacatagtaatttgaaagggcacctgcaccccaatgtttatatcagcaatgcccacaatagccaaaatataaaaagagcccaggtgtccattgacaaatgaatggataaagactatatatatgtgtgtgtgtgtgtgtgtgtgtgcatatatatatatatatacatatatatatatatataattttagctTTAGCTATCTTTATCtaaatgaatattactcagccatcaaaaagaatgaaatcttgccatttacaatgacaagatggaactagagggtattatgctaagcaaaataagtcagtcaaagtctgatttcactcatatgtgggatttaagaaaccaaacagatgaaCCTAGgggaaaggaagtaaaaataaaataagatgaaaacagagagggagtctaaccataggaaacaaactgagggttgttggaggggaggtgagtgggagaaCTGGGTAAGtggatgatggacattgaggaaggCATATGATGTAATCGGCACAagatgttatacacaactgatgaatcactgaactctacctctgaaactaataatagagTTTATGTTGACTAAATTTAATTtagataaatactttaaaaatgtttaatgaacCTACATATCTACAGTACTTTAAGTGTCATTAATCTCTAACCAAAAGATATTTTGTACCTACAACTGATGCAAATATAGGggacattatgtatttttttcttatattaaattaaaatgattttttgtgATAATGTGGAACTAAATTGGTATAAGCTATGCAATTTCAATGAGCACATCATTTCTTCACATACTGATGAAATCCAGTGGCCTTTACTCTAAAACATAATAGATCCTCCTCCGCACCAACTGTTTACTTCTTTGaagatttcctttaaaaactgCTAAACGCTTGGTCCTAACCGGAAACGTGCTAGCAGAGGATGGAACAGAAGAATGGCAGCTCTTTCACGGGGTTTATCCTGCTGGGGTTCTCTGACCGGCCTCAACTGGAACTAGTCCTCTTTGTGGTTCTCCTGATCTTCTACCTGTTCACTCTGCTGGGAAACACCACCATCATTGCCTTGTCCTACCTCAACCCACATCTTCAGActcccatgtactttttcctctcCAACCTAAGCTTTCTGGACCGGTGTTACACGACCAGCACTGTCCCTCAGCTCCTGGTTCATCTCAGGACAGCAGACAAGTCCATCTCGTTTGGTGGCTGTGTGGCTCAGCTCTTCATCTCGCTTGGGCTGGGATGCACGGAATGCCTTCTGTTAGGGGTCATGGCGTTTGACCGCTatgcagccatctgcaagcccctGCAGTACACCGTGATCATGCACCCCCGTCTCTGTGCCCTCATGGCTTCTGTGTCATGGTTCTTTGGTTTTGGCAACTCCTTATTGCAGACAGTGCTCATCTTCCTTTTGCCACTTTgtgggagaaataaaatagaCCATTTCCTTTGTGAGATTCCTGCCCTGCTCAAGCTTGCCTGTGTAGACACTACTATGAATGAGTCTGAGCTCTTCTTTGCCTGTGTGATCATTCTCCTGATACCTGTGGCATTAATCATCTTCTCCTATGGTCAGATCGTCAGGGCGGTCTTAAGAATAAAGTCATCTGCAGGGCAGAGGAAAGTGTTTGGCACATGTGGGTCCCACATCACTGTGGTCTCCCTGTTCTATGGCACGGCCATCTATGCTTACCTCCAGCCCAGCAACAACTACTCCCAGGATCAGGGCAAGTTTGTTTCTCTGTTCTACACCATCGTCACCCCCAGAGTCAGCCCTGTCATATATACACTGAGGAACAAGGATGTGACAGGAGCAATGAAGAAGGTGCTTTGTAGGGGACAGGACTCCAGATGACAGGGTGGGGAAGACCCTTTGATGGAAGATTTTGACTGTCAGAGATTTTAAGAGGATTGTGTTCTCCCCATGTCATCCAAAATTTCCTGTATCATCTCTGAAGGGAATTTTCTTGCCTGATGCTTTAATACAAGTGGGTACTCAAAATCCAAGTTCATGGGTTCATGAAGCCTTCAGAGATTCTCCTAGAGCATCTGcatcatatttcattttaagaaacttCAAACGTTTTTCATATTCCCTCCTCATTTGGGAAcactctttcattcctttttgcaAGAAGACACACACATATCATAAAGTCATAGGGAAAATAAGAATACAAATGACTAAAAGATGATAagaaatactaatactaataagTGATATGCCTCCAACGCTAGAGAATTGCTAGAGAATTCTCCAATTGCTAGAGAAATGCTAGAATTTTTTCCTAGCAAACCGTTGGAGGCATATCACTTTTTATTGCATTGTGACCATGGCTCTATTATGAGGTCCACTGGCTGACTGTATCACAGCTTTTTCATAGAAGTAGTTGGGGAACTCTGGGAAAAACAGATTTTAGCTCAGAGAAAAGCCTATTAACATCAGTCCTGATAAATCCACTCAGATATCGGGTCCTAGTGTGACAACACCAGTGCGACAGTGATTTTAGGTAACCTTCCTGTCCTGGACATTGAGGGCATGATGCATACCTGCCAGTGACAGTGGGAGCATCTATGGCCACAAGCAGGTGGTGCTGACAAGCGAGTTTGGGCATAGCCAGACAAGCACCAACGTGAGGCCTGCAAGTTGTTGTTTGTGTCCGTGAGCCACCCTGTTCGTTACAAATGACTCTTGAGCACAGTATCGTATCTGAACAGAACATGACAGAAGCCCTGCTTTAGAGTCTCTTTTACCTACAATAGTGCAGCAAAAGTTACAAAGGGTAAAAGACATTAGACCCTCTCTTCATACTATTTTGTAAATTCTTCGATCCAGGCATCAACTGATCAATGCTTTTATATCTCACATCCACCAAAAGCACCATATATTtcaatactataaaaatatagGAAGTGCCCTCTATTTCACAAGAAATGCCATGTCTGTGGAGCTTACTTAGATTCACCATGAGGAAATGTAAAGAATAAATACAatgtatattaattattaaacatCTCCATACGTCTCTACTTTACAAATAGCCATCTCATTATGAACTGTCATACAATTCTGAGTTaggagtaataaaaataaatatcccatatcagggagatcatatgatagttgtctttctccgcttgacttatttcgctaagcatgatacgctctagttccatccacgttgtcgcaaatgctttggtgagtgctgtgaaatgtgtaaacctggcaattcacagacctgtgccccaggggataaaaatacattatatgtttataaaaaaaataaaaaattaaaaaaatatattccagaacAACTGAATCTGACATTATAGCCCTTCGATCTTGGACTGGACACATATGCATAAGAACTCTACTGTTCCCTATCCTGACAGCTAACCGGCATCCCCAGGGCCTTGAACCCTGAGCTGGCCATGCTCATGCCAAGTGATCTTGCTGTAGAGACAGCATGTGGAGGCTGGAAATGACAGCCAGGGGAGATCATGCACATGGTCAGGTTCTCTTTGTATTGCTAATAGCAATATCCCACTTGAAATCAAGCCTgagatatatcttttttaaaaactttatcttaatttttcagtgttccaagattcattgtttatggaccacagCCATTGCTTCattcaatacatgccctccttaatacccatgaccATGCTCAccaaccctccccccaaaaccctcagtttgcttctcagactccacagtctctcatgatttttctctccctccaattcctccaactcacttctctccttctcccaatatcctctgtgttattccttatgctccacaagtaagtgaaaccataagacaattgacactctctgcttggcttatttcactcagcataatatcctccagtcacatcatgttgatacaaaagttagtgGAACACAAGTTGGTATGAACACTTTGGAAAaacttaaggaatctccataagaaagattccttaagaaattaaaaacagagctatcctatgaccctgcaattgcactatggggtatttaccccaaagatacagatgggctgaaaagaagggtcatctgtaccccaatgttcaaagcagcaatggccatagtcgtcaaactgtggaaagagccaaaatgcccttcaacagatgaatgggcaaagaagatatggtccatttatACAACGGAGTTCTATGattccatcagaaatgatgaagaccTGGGATCTATGTTGACACCATAGTGATGCTTCATGTATGCCAgtaaaaaaacagttttttattactgtttatcCCTGACGGTGACAAATTTCCTGCTCTCCATTAGGTTTCAACCACATCCTGACAGTTATACCCAAATGGTTATTTTAAATCCCTCAAATCAAAGATGACAGAGGAGTAAGGGACCCATTTCAGCTGGTCCCTGAATTTAGCTGAATatctaccaaaccattctgaacacccacgtaatcagcctgagatgtaagaatatatatttggATCTCTAGAAAAGTGACTGCTTTTTGCAACGTAGGACATGCAGAGTTGTGAATCCTCAGggaaatatcagaagataaacagaagggggagggagcctccagaaGCTGACTCCTGGAAAGGATATAACACCAGAGTGCAAAAGCAGAACCTTGGAAACCTGCTCTAGGGAACAACATCCCTCTCTGAAAGGGGTTCTGGAGATGAAAAGGCAGAATTCAAGGTAGAACATTATGGTCTCAGGATATGAGGAATCACAGAGATAAAGGGGTGATTGAGAAGCCTCAGAACCAAAGGTGCTTCCCAGAGTATCAGAATGCCTTAACAGTGGAGCCAGGATGCAGGTTCTGGTCAGCATTGCCAGGAAGGGTCTCAGCTCAGATCGCCATAAACTGCAAGTCGGGCCAGTTGAGAATCTCTTCTCTTGGGCAGCCTGAAATACCAGGAGCCTGTGCCGGGACTGGACAAAAACTCACAGAGTGGTGGTGGCTGGGAAAGGGCTTTAGAGCAGTGCCCAGCTAGAATCCAGGAGCTGCAGGTGTGCATGCAGGAACCCACAGCTGCTCGAAGATTTAGAAGCATAAAAGGCAGGGACACTCCCAGGGCCCTGGTTCGACCTGAGAGAGTTACTGTGGGCATGCACAGTGGTAGGTTGTAGCTTTCTGTGGCACATATAGAAATGGAAACTGTTTGTACTGGAGGGTTTAGTGAAGAAAACAGACTGTGATTTCTCTGCTATCCACCAAAGGTTGGGTGCAGCCATTTTTGCTCTGACCCTTGGAAGAGGCATGGAAAGCCACCAGAGGACAAAAGCCACACATAAGACCTGTTTCCACTGAGCCCATTCATCTCCCCTCACCACTCCAACAGGGCCAGGGCAATTCCCCCCAACCAGAGTTGCCTGAGAAACAGCACAGCAGGCCGCTATCCCAGAAGACAAGCTGGAAGAACAAGGGCATGACAACCCTATGGACCCCATAAGACTATAAAATTCTAATGCCAGAGAAAAATAGTATATTGAGATCCAGCTGAGCTGCAGACATTGcctcctggctttttttttttttttcccagatactgttctctttttctttctattcttttttttatgctttttctctgtttttgttttatctttttctcactTCAACTAGATGTttattatataaacttatatttcATAGAAGCTCTTTAACTTGTGCTTTTTcatacctttatttctttatagataTCTGCTTTATTGTAGTCTTTTTTCCCTATccagttttacacacacacacaaacacacacacacacacacacacacacacacacgttttacTTTCCTTGTAGTTTTGGGAAGTCGTGTCCtctaaaaaacagaccaaaatacatccagAGACAACTGAAATATGCTGCTTTGTCCACACTGAAAGATTACAGCCTACCTTCCCCTcacctctcctttaaaaaaaatttttttattatgtattttattatgtatttccttttggctttgtttttgttggtggtttccaaCCACTCTGGATTTTCCTAGGGTGTGTCTTGCTTAGGTCctggttgatattttggactctgaTCATTCACCCAACCATCCCTTGAGAGAATGACTAGGAGGTGgaactctcaacaaagaaaagaaac
Protein-coding regions in this window:
- the LOC131832981 gene encoding putative olfactory receptor 2B8 — translated: MEQKNGSSFTGFILLGFSDRPQLELVLFVVLLIFYLFTLLGNTTIIALSYLNPHLQTPMYFFLSNLSFLDRCYTTSTVPQLLVHLRTADKSISFGGCVAQLFISLGLGCTECLLLGVMAFDRYAAICKPLQYTVIMHPRLCALMASVSWFFGFGNSLLQTVLIFLLPLCGRNKIDHFLCEIPALLKLACVDTTMNESELFFACVIILLIPVALIIFSYGQIVRAVLRIKSSAGQRKVFGTCGSHITVVSLFYGTAIYAYLQPSNNYSQDQGKFVSLFYTIVTPRVSPVIYTLRNKDVTGAMKKVLCRGQDSR